One window of Alkaliphilus metalliredigens QYMF genomic DNA carries:
- a CDS encoding radical SAM protein, with protein sequence MKYEGSVYRPPSEAYSLIVQTTIGCSHNACTFCDMYKDKVFRVRKLGEIEKDLIEAREQYNEVKKIFLADGNSLALKTSDLKSILIKIKELFPECQRIGVYSAPKDILRKTTEELSELQDLGLKIAYLGVESGSDEILKKIKKGVTSAEMIEAGKKIVGSGIKLSVTLISGLGGKDKSQEHAKESARVINEINPHYLGLLTLMVQPGTEMYEEVKSDRFQLLSPKEVMLETKILISHLEVKNCVFRSNHASNYIPLAGTLPAEREKILGQIEEILKEDHDYKEEYFRRL encoded by the coding sequence ATGAAATATGAAGGAAGTGTGTATAGACCACCGAGTGAAGCCTATAGCCTAATTGTACAGACCACCATAGGATGTTCTCATAATGCGTGTACATTTTGTGACATGTACAAGGATAAAGTATTTAGGGTTAGAAAGCTAGGGGAGATTGAAAAGGATCTGATTGAAGCTAGAGAACAATATAATGAAGTGAAGAAAATATTTTTGGCAGATGGGAATTCTTTAGCCCTAAAAACAAGTGATTTGAAGTCTATATTGATAAAAATAAAAGAACTTTTTCCAGAATGTCAAAGAATTGGAGTTTATAGCGCCCCAAAGGACATTTTAAGAAAAACCACAGAGGAGTTAAGTGAGCTTCAGGACCTAGGATTAAAGATCGCATATTTAGGAGTGGAGTCCGGTAGTGATGAAATATTAAAGAAAATTAAAAAGGGTGTGACCTCAGCTGAAATGATTGAAGCGGGAAAGAAAATCGTAGGGTCTGGGATCAAGTTATCCGTTACATTAATATCGGGACTGGGAGGAAAGGATAAATCTCAAGAGCATGCTAAGGAGTCGGCACGGGTGATTAATGAAATAAATCCCCATTATCTAGGATTATTGACCCTTATGGTGCAACCTGGTACGGAAATGTATGAGGAAGTGAAAAGTGATAGGTTTCAACTCTTAAGTCCTAAGGAAGTTATGCTAGAAACCAAAATATTGATTTCGCACCTTGAGGTCAAAAATTGTGTCTTTAGAAGCAACCATGCTTCAAACTATATCCCTTTAGCAGGGACACTACCAGCGGAACGAGAAAAAATACTAGGGCAAATAGAAGAAATATTAAAGGAGGACCATGATTATAAGGAAGAGTATTTCAGGAGATTGTAA